A section of the Candidatus Latescibacterota bacterium genome encodes:
- a CDS encoding phage major capsid protein — protein MIKKKSPTSADALIGLTKREIQDFCVIRMINAQLSGDWSRAGLEREASEAVADLLGRIPVGSYVPYDVLVHDQREVSSATSPGLIGTDQQPDSMIQVMRNASITARLGATLYPGLVGDAGIPRQEDASNAAWIDNETYSGTDKSSPTYSALNLSPKTLRVRIDISRKMLKQSQPMIEGLLRDEISGAIGGGIDAAAIYGSGVAPIPQGIVGASGTNSVEIDTNGGSLDWSHLVLMESKLGNHQQLPGQAYVCNTGTLGALKTTPRDTVGNVGGFLMADDGTVNGHPCLVSNTLPNDGTKGTGTDLSTMVFGAWSSLIVALWGGLDLEADKVTLGERGGIVLRAFQDIDLGLRYPGAFTVVEDIVT, from the coding sequence ATGATAAAGAAAAAATCCCCCACTTCAGCCGATGCGCTTATTGGACTGACCAAACGGGAAATCCAAGATTTTTGTGTGATTCGGATGATTAACGCCCAACTTTCCGGCGATTGGAGTCGAGCCGGATTAGAAAGGGAAGCTAGCGAAGCCGTTGCCGATTTGTTGGGCCGTATTCCTGTTGGTAGTTATGTCCCTTATGATGTCCTTGTCCATGACCAGCGGGAAGTTTCCAGCGCAACAAGTCCAGGCCTGATCGGAACTGACCAACAACCGGACAGCATGATTCAAGTAATGAGAAACGCGTCCATAACCGCCCGCCTGGGAGCAACCCTTTATCCTGGCCTTGTGGGTGATGCTGGTATTCCCCGACAGGAGGACGCCAGCAACGCCGCCTGGATTGACAATGAAACCTATAGCGGAACGGACAAATCGAGTCCGACCTATAGCGCCCTTAATCTTTCCCCAAAAACCCTTCGGGTCCGGATCGACATTTCCCGGAAAATGTTGAAGCAATCCCAGCCCATGATCGAGGGCCTGTTGCGGGATGAAATTTCCGGGGCCATCGGCGGGGGGATTGATGCCGCCGCGATCTATGGTAGCGGGGTAGCCCCAATTCCCCAGGGAATCGTCGGGGCAAGCGGAACGAATTCCGTGGAAATCGACACCAACGGCGGAAGCCTAGATTGGTCCCACCTGGTCCTTATGGAATCCAAGCTAGGAAACCATCAACAACTACCGGGCCAAGCTTACGTTTGCAACACGGGCACCCTGGGCGCCCTAAAAACCACGCCCCGGGATACGGTTGGCAATGTTGGCGGCTTCCTTATGGCGGACGATGGAACCGTTAACGGCCATCCTTGCCTAGTCTCCAACACGCTCCCGAACGACGGGACCAAGGGAACGGGTACGGACCTTTCCACAATGGTCTTTGGCGCATGGTCTAGCCTAATCGTCGCCTTGTGGGGTGGGTTGGATTTGGAAGCCGACAAGGTAACCCTTGGCGAACGGGGCGGGATCGTCCTTCGGGCATTCCAGGATATCGACTTGGGCTTGCGGTACCCCGGCGCCTTTACTGTGGTTGAGGATATTGTGACCTAG